The following are from one region of the Eulemur rufifrons isolate Redbay chromosome 17, OSU_ERuf_1, whole genome shotgun sequence genome:
- the FBXL7 gene encoding F-box/LRR-repeat protein 7 — MRTLSTPSPALICPPNLPGFQNGRGSSTSSSSITGETVAMVHSPPPTRLTHPLIRLASRPQKEQASIDRLPDQSMVQIFSFLPTNQLCRCARVCRRWYNLAWDPRLWRTIRLTGETINVDRALKVLTRRLCQDTPNVCLMLETVTVSGCRRLTDRGLYTIAQCCPELRRLEVSGCYNISNEAVFDVVSLCPNLEHLDVSGCSKVTCISLTREASIKLSPLHGKQISIRYLDMTDCFVLEDEGLHTIAAHCTQLTHLYLRRCVRLTDEGLRYLVIYCTSIKELSVSDCRFVSDFGLREIAKLESRLRYLSIAHCGRVTDVGIRYVAKYCSKLRYLNARGCEGITDHGVEYLAKNCTKLKSLDIGKCPLVSDTGLECLALNCFNLKRLSLKSCESITGQGLQIVAANCFDLQMLNVQDCEVSVEALRFVKRHCKRCVIEHTNPAFF, encoded by the exons ATGCGCACACTGAGcacgcccagcccagccctgataTGTCCACCGAATCTGCCAGGATTTCAGAATGGAAGGGGCTCGTCCACCTCCTCGTCGTCCATCACCGGGGAGACGGTGGCCATGGTCCACTCCCCGCCCCCGACCCGCCTCACGCACCCGCTCATCCGGCTCGCCTCCAGGCCGCAGAAGGAGCAGGCCAGCATCGACCGGCTCCCGGACCAGTCCATGGTGCAGATCTTCTCCTTCCTGCCCACCAACCAGCTGTGCCGCTGCGCGCGCGTGTGCCGCCGCTGGTACAACCTGGCCTGGGACCCGCGCCTCTGGAGGACTATTCGCCTGACGGGCGAGACCATCAACGTGGACCGCGCCCTCAAGGTGCTGACCCGCAGACTCTGCCAGGACACCCCCAACGTCTGTCTCATGCTGGAAACCGTCACTGTCAGCGGCTGCAGGCGGCTCACAGACCGAGGGCTTTACACCATCGCCCAGTGCTGCCCCGAGCTGAGGCGCCTGGAAGTCTCAGGCTGTTACAATATCTCCAACGAGGCCGTGTTTGACGTGGTGTCCCTCTGCCCCAACCTGGAGCACCTGGACGTGTCAG GGTGCTCCAAAGTGACCTGCATCAGCTTGACCCGGGAGGCCTCCATTAAACTGTCCCCCTTGCATGGCAAACAGATTTCCATCCGCTACCTGGACATGACGGACTGCTTCGTGCTGGAGGACGAAGGGCTGCACACCATCGCGGCGCACTGCACGCAGCTGACCCACCTGTACCTGCGCCGCTGCGTGCGCCTCACCGACGAGGGCCTCCGCTACCTGGTCATCTACTGCACGTCCATCAAGGAGCTGAGCGTCAGCGACTGCCGCTTCGTCAGCGACTTCGGCCTGCGGGAGATCGCCAAGCTGGAGTCCCGCCTGCGGTACCTCAGCATCGCGCACTGCGGCCGGGTCACCGACGTGGGCATCCGCTACGTGGCCAAGTACTGCAGCAAGCTGCGCTACCTCAACGCGAGGGGCTGCGAGGGCATCACGGACCACGGCGTGGAGTACCTCGCCAAGAACTGCACGAAACTCAAGTCTCTGGACATAGGCAAATGCCCTTTGGTATCCGACACGGGCCTGGAGTGCCTGGCCCTGAACTGCTTCAATCTCAAGCGGCTCAGCCTCAAGTCCTGCGAGAGCATCACCGGCCAGGGCCTGCAGATCGTGGCCGCCAACTGCTTCGACCTCCAGATGCTCAACGTCCAGGACTGCGAGGTGTCCGTGGAGGCCCTGCGGTTTGTGAAACGCCACTGCAAGCGCTGCGTCATCGAGCACACCAACCCGGCCTTCTTCTGA